One Halomonas sp. M4R1S46 genomic window carries:
- a CDS encoding cytochrome P460 family protein, with protein MKTIRLLGTLGVGLLIGGQAALAQQAPFGGDEDVAYAEALWSALQEANLVGEGRTMSAPYTGQHPHGAILGTIDGEVTVDGTTGPVIVKRNYGGEGASKETVWNAPDDYLGAVTVMFKREGYDPDNSDWFWVKYLPSGELDSNPAGVPLAGRVAKGMDQGCIACHAGAPGGDMVFGHDRIQ; from the coding sequence ATGAAGACCATCAGACTACTGGGTACCCTCGGGGTCGGACTGCTGATCGGCGGCCAGGCCGCCCTGGCCCAGCAGGCGCCGTTCGGCGGTGACGAGGATGTCGCCTATGCCGAGGCGCTATGGAGCGCCCTGCAGGAGGCGAACCTGGTCGGCGAGGGGCGCACCATGTCCGCGCCCTATACCGGCCAGCATCCGCACGGTGCCATCCTCGGTACCATCGACGGCGAGGTGACGGTGGACGGGACCACCGGGCCGGTGATCGTCAAGCGCAACTACGGCGGCGAGGGAGCCTCGAAGGAGACGGTATGGAACGCTCCCGACGACTACCTGGGCGCGGTGACGGTGATGTTCAAGCGGGAAGGCTACGACCCCGACAACAGCGACTGGTTCTGGGTCAAGTACCTGCCGAGCGGCGAACTGGATAGCAATCCCGCCGGGGTGCCGCTGGCCGGGCGCGTCGCCAAGGGCATGGATCAGGGCTGCATCGCCTGCCATGCCGGGGCCCCGGGCGGCGACATGGTGTTTGGGCATGATCGCATCCAGTAA
- a CDS encoding TVP38/TMEM64 family protein, which produces MKVDPRHGRQALLGGLALLGLVALGLWVYQSGWIDADRLERLGLSLGPWGPPVLAGVMALTVVVGPIPTMVVSVAAGMLYDPLLAFLLSMAGALLGATLSFWIARLVGRAVIERLFHGRVALFPECPQRLLFGMVLLARLIPVVSFALISYAAGLTALTTGRFLVATALGMAPMTLIYVLAGKGIALDSGWAIAVGLVVVGVLIALPRLVDAGWIPVPRRWQAFVDHFRHPP; this is translated from the coding sequence ATGAAGGTCGATCCGCGGCACGGACGTCAGGCGCTGCTGGGGGGGCTGGCGCTGCTGGGGTTGGTGGCACTGGGGCTCTGGGTCTACCAGTCCGGGTGGATCGACGCCGACCGCCTGGAGCGCCTGGGCCTGAGTCTGGGGCCCTGGGGACCGCCGGTGCTGGCGGGCGTGATGGCGCTCACGGTGGTAGTGGGGCCGATTCCCACCATGGTGGTCAGCGTGGCGGCCGGGATGCTCTATGACCCGCTGCTGGCGTTCCTGCTGAGCATGGCCGGTGCCCTGCTGGGGGCCACCCTGAGCTTCTGGATCGCCCGGCTGGTGGGGCGGGCGGTGATCGAGCGGCTGTTCCATGGCCGGGTGGCGCTGTTCCCCGAGTGTCCGCAGCGCCTCCTCTTCGGCATGGTGCTGCTGGCGCGGTTGATTCCCGTCGTCTCCTTCGCCCTGATCAGCTACGCGGCGGGACTCACTGCACTCACCACCGGCCGCTTCCTGGTGGCGACGGCACTGGGCATGGCCCCCATGACCCTGATCTATGTGCTGGCGGGGAAGGGGATTGCCCTCGACAGCGGCTGGGCGATAGCGGTCGGGCTGGTGGTCGTGGGCGTGCTGATCGCCCTGCCACGGCTGGTCGATGCCGGCTGGATCCCCGTGCCCAGGCGTTGGCAGGCGTTCGTCGATCACTTCCGGCACCCTCCCTAG